The Edaphobacter sp. 12200R-103 genome contains a region encoding:
- a CDS encoding glycoside hydrolase family 105 protein translates to MAATGVAQESYFTNWPSGTSPQEVGKHLADHFVTSPHQYTKTIHYSEVCTWYGALQFAELTHDTALRDALIKKFEPLMPGGAEEARRPVRHHVDDSIFGVVPLEIARETKDAKFLKEGVWWADRQWENPQPDGLSAETRFWIDDMYMLTMLQLEAYRATGDKKYLDRDAKEMVAYLDKLQQPNGLFYHAPDVKYFWGRGDGWVAAGMAEMLTELPQNHPDRARIMKGYKLMMASLLKYQGKDGMWRQLIDKDDAWPESSSSAMFAFGMITGVKHGWLDAKTYGPAARKAWIAVVGYVDQNYDVTQVCEGTGKKDSLEYYYQRKRRTGDFHGQAPVLWSADALLREGVK, encoded by the coding sequence ATGGCTGCGACCGGGGTCGCGCAGGAGAGCTACTTTACCAACTGGCCTTCGGGAACCAGTCCCCAGGAAGTAGGCAAGCACCTGGCCGATCACTTCGTCACCAGCCCGCACCAGTACACCAAGACCATCCATTACTCCGAGGTCTGCACCTGGTATGGCGCTCTGCAGTTTGCGGAGCTGACGCACGACACCGCCCTGCGCGATGCGCTGATCAAGAAGTTTGAGCCCCTGATGCCCGGTGGAGCCGAGGAGGCGCGCCGTCCCGTCCGTCACCATGTCGACGACTCCATCTTCGGTGTCGTTCCGCTGGAGATCGCACGTGAGACCAAGGATGCGAAGTTCCTCAAGGAGGGTGTGTGGTGGGCCGACCGCCAGTGGGAGAATCCGCAGCCGGATGGCCTCTCCGCTGAGACCCGCTTCTGGATCGACGACATGTACATGCTGACGATGCTGCAGCTTGAGGCCTACCGCGCGACCGGCGACAAGAAGTATCTCGACCGAGACGCCAAGGAGATGGTGGCCTATCTCGATAAGCTGCAACAGCCGAATGGCCTCTTTTATCACGCGCCCGATGTGAAGTACTTCTGGGGCCGCGGCGATGGATGGGTGGCCGCCGGCATGGCCGAGATGCTGACCGAGCTGCCGCAGAACCATCCCGACCGCGCGCGCATCATGAAGGGTTACAAACTGATGATGGCCTCGCTGCTGAAGTACCAGGGCAAGGATGGCATGTGGCGTCAGCTGATCGACAAGGACGATGCGTGGCCCGAAAGCTCCAGCTCCGCGATGTTCGCCTTCGGCATGATCACCGGCGTCAAGCATGGATGGCTGGACGCAAAGACCTACGGCCCAGCGGCCCGCAAGGCGTGGATCGCCGTCGTCGGCTACGTCGACCAGAACTACGACGTGACCCAGGTCTGTGAGGGAACAGGTAAGAAAGACTCGCTCGAGTACTACTACCAGCGCAAGCGCCGCACAGGCGACTTCCACGGACAAGCCCCGGTGTTGTGGTCTGCCGATGCCCTGCTGCGCGAGGGCGTGAAGTAG
- the mnmE gene encoding tRNA uridine-5-carboxymethylaminomethyl(34) synthesis GTPase MnmE: protein MTSPHASFSSQQVLEMETIAAISTPPGRGGIGIVRFSGSRARAIAERMVRLAQPLEPGRARFGHVVDPSTGEVMDEVVVTFFAAPHSYTSEDIVEIAMHGSPVLLNYALERALGAGARLAEPGEFTERAFLSGRLDLTQAEAVRDLIDANTLHQARVAAQQMGGSLSRRVAPIKDQLIALIAGLEAGVDFAEDDIDTMPAKEITARLEAVAAPLRELERSFGYGRLVHDGLRLAIVGRPNVGKSSLFNRLVERDRAIVTPVAGTTRDLVTERVAIEGIPVELIDTAGLRETSDEIESIGITKSREAMADADLVLMVLDGASPHPHPEDASTLASMTGRPVLIAANKLDLCTSDPETPERGMSDLKLQQSIPVVRTSAITGEGIEELRKAILKIATNGASSQETALITNLRQRQAVTDALAGLGRAGEGVGAGLPHEVLLVDLYDALGALDRLTGATTADDILHLIFSSFCIGK from the coding sequence ATGACCAGTCCGCATGCCTCCTTCTCTTCGCAGCAAGTATTGGAGATGGAGACCATCGCCGCCATCTCCACGCCTCCCGGCCGCGGCGGCATTGGCATCGTCCGGTTCTCCGGAAGTCGTGCGAGGGCGATTGCGGAGAGGATGGTCCGGTTGGCGCAGCCGCTGGAGCCTGGCCGTGCTCGCTTTGGGCACGTTGTCGATCCTTCCACCGGCGAAGTCATGGATGAGGTCGTCGTGACCTTCTTCGCTGCGCCGCACTCATACACCTCGGAAGATATCGTTGAGATCGCGATGCACGGCTCTCCCGTGCTGCTGAACTATGCGCTGGAGCGCGCACTGGGGGCAGGAGCGCGGCTCGCCGAGCCGGGCGAGTTTACGGAGCGGGCCTTTCTCTCCGGACGGCTGGATCTTACCCAGGCCGAGGCTGTCCGTGACCTGATCGATGCGAATACGCTGCATCAGGCTCGCGTTGCTGCGCAGCAGATGGGTGGCTCGCTCTCGCGCAGGGTCGCTCCTATTAAGGACCAGCTGATTGCTCTGATCGCCGGACTCGAAGCCGGGGTGGACTTTGCCGAAGACGACATCGACACTATGCCCGCCAAGGAGATCACAGCGCGGCTGGAAGCCGTGGCAGCTCCTCTGCGTGAGTTGGAACGCAGCTTCGGATATGGGCGACTGGTGCATGACGGCCTCAGGCTTGCGATTGTCGGCAGGCCGAACGTGGGCAAGTCATCGCTCTTCAACCGGCTGGTGGAGCGCGACCGCGCTATCGTCACCCCGGTGGCTGGAACCACGCGTGACCTGGTGACCGAGAGAGTCGCGATCGAAGGCATTCCCGTCGAGCTGATCGACACCGCTGGCCTGCGCGAGACCAGCGACGAGATTGAGAGTATCGGGATTACAAAGTCGCGCGAGGCGATGGCCGATGCCGATCTTGTTCTGATGGTGTTGGACGGGGCATCCCCGCATCCGCACCCTGAAGATGCGAGCACGCTGGCTTCGATGACAGGAAGACCGGTGCTGATCGCCGCCAACAAGCTGGATCTATGCACGTCTGATCCGGAAACCCCCGAAAGAGGAATGTCTGATCTGAAACTGCAGCAGAGCATTCCGGTTGTGCGAACCTCGGCGATCACGGGCGAGGGTATCGAAGAGTTGCGAAAGGCGATCCTGAAGATTGCAACCAATGGCGCATCCAGCCAGGAGACAGCATTGATCACCAATCTGCGGCAGAGACAGGCGGTCACAGATGCGCTCGCCGGGCTGGGCCGTGCAGGCGAAGGCGTGGGTGCAGGACTGCCGCATGAGGTTCTGCTGGTCGATCTCTACGATGCGCTGGGCGCGCTCGACCGCCTGACCGGAGCCACGACTGCTGACGACATTCTGCACCTGATCTTCTCGAGCTTCTGCATCGGAAAATAG